A window of the Deinococcus gobiensis I-0 genome harbors these coding sequences:
- a CDS encoding LysR family transcriptional regulator translates to MELRHLRHFVALAEEEHFGRAAERVFVVQQALSNSIRNLEDELGVALVLRTTRRVQLTPAGREFLIGARETLALADQTALRARRAARGEVGHLTVGFVSGLAFGGLPEIVRTFRAAFPGVSVDLRELTAQEQEAALRGGLISVGLMLLPVRDPTLDSQALWREPLLAALPAGHALAARERLTIADLAGEPFVFFPRYLRATYFDQVMRWCAGAGFTPQVVQEAIEIPTLLSLVAAGIGVFLPIEFFSRLSLPGVVYRPVEDAPVIEIVAAWPRGVGAATPPDPLVGAFLKVAGEVLGERRGGGAAGLDPQAT, encoded by the coding sequence ATGGAACTGCGTCACCTGCGGCATTTCGTGGCCCTCGCAGAGGAGGAGCACTTCGGGCGGGCGGCCGAGCGCGTGTTCGTGGTGCAGCAGGCGCTCTCAAATTCGATCCGCAACCTCGAAGACGAGCTGGGGGTGGCGCTGGTGCTGCGCACGACCCGGCGCGTACAGCTCACCCCGGCGGGGCGCGAGTTCCTGATCGGGGCGCGCGAGACGCTGGCCCTGGCCGACCAGACCGCCCTGCGTGCGCGGCGGGCGGCGCGCGGCGAGGTGGGGCACCTGACGGTGGGCTTCGTCAGCGGGCTGGCCTTCGGCGGCCTGCCGGAGATCGTGCGGACCTTCCGCGCGGCCTTTCCGGGGGTCAGCGTGGACCTGCGCGAGCTGACCGCCCAGGAGCAGGAGGCGGCCCTGCGCGGCGGCCTGATCAGCGTCGGGCTGATGCTGCTGCCGGTGCGCGACCCCACCCTGGACTCGCAGGCCCTGTGGCGCGAGCCGCTGCTGGCCGCCCTGCCCGCCGGGCACGCGCTGGCGGCGCGGGAGCGGCTGACGATCGCGGACCTCGCGGGCGAGCCCTTCGTGTTCTTTCCGCGCTACCTGCGCGCCACCTATTTCGATCAGGTCATGCGCTGGTGCGCGGGCGCGGGCTTCACGCCGCAGGTCGTGCAGGAGGCCATCGAGATTCCCACGCTGCTCTCGCTCGTGGCGGCGGGCATCGGGGTCTTTTTGCCCATCGAGTTCTTCTCGCGCCTGTCGCTGCCCGGCGTGGTGTACCGACCGGTCGAGGACGCCCCGGTCATCGAGATCGTGGCCGCGTGGCCGCGCGGCGTGGGCGCGGCGACCCCGCCCGACCCGCTGGTGGGGGCCTTCCTGAAGGTGGCGGGCGAGGTGCTGGGCGAGCGGCGGGGCGGGGGCGCGGCCGGACTTGACCCTCAAGCCACGTGA
- a CDS encoding glycoside hydrolase family 3 C-terminal domain-containing protein codes for MSDAPTARPPLSPDDRLALLEGQDFWHTRPVAGLGAVSMTDGPHGVRRQEGRQTGFNFSALVPATCFPTASALAASWDTELLREVGAALGREARGQGVQVLLGPGVNLKRSPLCGRNFEYFSEDPLLAGTLAAAYITGLQGEGVGASLKHFAANNQEYRRLSSDSVVDERALRELYLRPFEIAVKDAQPWTVMAAYNGVNGRYCSEHPRLLTRILREEWGFGGAVISDWGAVNDRARGLRAGLDLEMPGYDGARVPELRAALAAGRITGADVERSATRLTELARRAAQTPRTPPVDPDAQHALARRAAAAGVVLLQNVGDVLPLPPGAKVAVLGTFAEKPRYQGAGSSVIQPTRLDTPLGELRALLGEASVAYAPGYPRQGEEDAARLRAEALAATQGADVVVIVAGLPENMEAEGVDRDHLDLPETQDALIRAVAAAHPRVVVAVQSGAPVRLPWRGEVAGLVQAYLGGQAGGGALADVLTGRVNPGGKLAESFPDTLEDVACSAFYPGGPRTAEYRESLYVGYRYHDTAGVAVAFPFGHGLSYTTFGYGTPRLDRERVGRGERLTVTLPVTNTGTRAGAEVVQLYVHAPQGPLFRPEQELRAFARVVLEPGETREVSLTLDERAWAVYDVARPGWHVPGGPYELRLGSSSRDLRARATVEVEGDGDLRPEPAAVSAAYRRPPHPFHAPDAAFRALYGAPLPDNSPYTPAEYDLNTPLGALRGTAQGRVLNALVTLGTEPRGEKRYSADAVSAAGAIREMPLRQLYLGTGGKLRPRAIAALAEAMAGRWGGALRALATPATEPPLTGGRKD; via the coding sequence ATGAGCGACGCCCCCACGGCCCGGCCCCCCCTGTCTCCCGACGACCGACTGGCGCTGCTCGAAGGCCAGGACTTCTGGCACACGCGGCCGGTGGCGGGGCTGGGCGCGGTGTCCATGACCGACGGCCCCCACGGCGTGCGGCGCCAGGAGGGGCGGCAGACCGGCTTCAACTTCAGCGCCCTGGTTCCGGCGACCTGTTTCCCGACCGCCTCGGCACTGGCGGCGAGCTGGGACACCGAGCTGCTGCGCGAGGTCGGTGCGGCGCTGGGGCGCGAGGCGCGCGGGCAGGGCGTCCAGGTGCTGCTGGGGCCGGGCGTGAACCTCAAGCGCTCGCCGCTGTGCGGGCGCAACTTCGAGTACTTCTCGGAGGACCCGCTGCTGGCCGGTACGCTGGCCGCCGCGTACATCACGGGCCTTCAGGGCGAGGGGGTGGGCGCGAGCCTCAAGCACTTCGCGGCCAACAACCAGGAATACCGCCGCCTGAGCAGCGACTCGGTGGTGGACGAGCGCGCGCTGCGCGAACTCTACCTGCGCCCCTTCGAGATCGCGGTGAAAGACGCCCAGCCCTGGACGGTCATGGCCGCCTACAACGGTGTGAACGGCCGCTACTGCTCGGAGCATCCCCGGCTGCTGACCCGCATCCTGCGCGAGGAGTGGGGGTTCGGCGGCGCCGTGATCTCGGACTGGGGCGCGGTGAACGACCGGGCGCGCGGCCTGCGGGCGGGCCTGGACCTGGAGATGCCCGGCTACGACGGCGCGCGGGTCCCCGAACTGCGCGCGGCCCTGGCGGCGGGACGTATCACCGGGGCCGACGTGGAGCGCTCGGCCACGCGCCTCACCGAGCTGGCCCGCCGCGCCGCCCAGACGCCGCGCACCCCCCCGGTCGACCCGGACGCCCAGCACGCCCTGGCCCGCCGCGCCGCCGCCGCCGGAGTGGTGCTGCTGCAAAACGTGGGCGACGTGCTGCCCCTGCCCCCCGGCGCGAAGGTGGCGGTGCTGGGCACCTTCGCCGAGAAGCCGCGCTACCAGGGGGCGGGCAGTTCGGTCATCCAGCCGACGCGCCTGGACACGCCGCTGGGCGAACTGCGCGCGCTGCTGGGCGAGGCCAGCGTCGCCTATGCCCCCGGCTACCCGCGCCAAGGCGAGGAGGACGCTGCGCGGCTGCGGGCGGAAGCGCTGGCGGCTACGCAGGGGGCCGACGTGGTGGTCATCGTCGCCGGCCTGCCCGAGAATATGGAGGCCGAGGGCGTGGACCGCGACCACCTCGACCTGCCGGAAACGCAGGATGCGCTGATCCGGGCGGTGGCGGCGGCGCACCCGCGCGTGGTGGTCGCGGTCCAGAGCGGCGCTCCGGTGCGGCTGCCCTGGCGCGGCGAGGTCGCGGGCCTCGTGCAGGCGTACCTGGGCGGGCAGGCGGGGGGCGGCGCTCTGGCCGACGTGCTCACCGGCCGCGTGAACCCGGGCGGCAAGCTGGCCGAGAGCTTCCCCGACACACTGGAAGACGTGGCGTGCAGCGCCTTCTACCCCGGCGGGCCACGCACGGCCGAGTACCGCGAGAGCCTGTACGTGGGCTACCGCTACCACGACACGGCGGGCGTGGCGGTCGCCTTTCCCTTCGGCCACGGCCTGAGCTACACGACCTTCGGCTACGGCACGCCGCGCCTGGACCGGGAGCGGGTGGGCCGGGGCGAGCGCCTGACGGTCACGCTGCCGGTCACGAACACGGGCACTCGGGCGGGGGCGGAGGTCGTGCAGCTGTACGTCCACGCGCCGCAGGGGCCACTGTTCCGGCCCGAGCAGGAGCTGCGCGCCTTCGCGCGGGTGGTGCTGGAGCCCGGCGAGACGCGCGAGGTCAGCCTGACGCTGGACGAGCGGGCCTGGGCCGTGTACGACGTGGCCCGGCCCGGCTGGCACGTCCCCGGCGGCCCCTACGAGCTGCGCCTGGGGTCGTCGAGCCGCGACCTGCGCGCGCGGGCGACGGTTGAGGTCGAGGGCGACGGCGACCTGCGGCCCGAGCCGGCAGCGGTGAGCGCCGCGTACCGGCGCCCGCCCCACCCCTTCCACGCGCCCGACGCCGCCTTCCGGGCGCTGTACGGCGCGCCGCTGCCCGACAACTCGCCCTACACGCCCGCCGAATACGACCTGAACACGCCGCTGGGGGCGCTGCGAGGCACGGCGCAGGGCCGCGTGCTGAACGCCCTGGTGACCCTGGGCACCGAGCCGCGCGGCGAGAAACGCTACTCGGCCGACGCGGTGTCGGCGGCGGGCGCCATCCGCGAGATGCCGCTGCGCCAGCTCTACCTGGGGACGGGCGGCAAGCTGCGCCCGCGTGCCATCGCCGCGCTGGCCGAGGCGATGGCCGGGCGCTGGGGCGGCGCGCTGCGGGCGCTGGCGACCCCGGCTACCGAGCCGCCGCTGACCGGGGGGAGGAAAGACTGA
- the map gene encoding type I methionyl aminopeptidase, translating to MTITTEAELQGMKRAGQVVAETLRVLKDAVRPGVTPAELDALAGEVFRRRGAASAPRLTYGAPVNVFISVGADIVHGLPTRRPLAPGDVVSLDVTPVVGGFVADAAVTVVVPPASPVAERLLACTEAALAAGLAAAREGQPLNAIGRAVETEVARRGFTVLRDLFGHGVGRAIHEKPDVANYFRSTDRQRLHEGLVLAIEPMVSSGRSGRVRTRRDGWTLATTDGGLAAHFEHTVVVTGGQPIILTA from the coding sequence ATGACCATCACCACCGAAGCCGAGTTGCAGGGCATGAAGCGGGCCGGACAGGTCGTGGCCGAGACGCTGCGGGTGCTGAAGGACGCCGTGCGCCCCGGCGTGACGCCCGCCGAACTCGACGCGCTGGCGGGCGAGGTGTTCCGGCGGCGCGGCGCGGCGTCGGCCCCGCGCCTGACCTACGGCGCGCCCGTCAACGTGTTCATCAGTGTGGGGGCCGACATCGTGCATGGGCTGCCCACGCGGCGGCCCCTGGCGCCCGGAGACGTGGTGAGCCTGGACGTGACCCCGGTGGTGGGCGGCTTCGTCGCGGACGCGGCCGTGACGGTCGTGGTGCCGCCCGCCTCGCCGGTTGCCGAGCGCCTGCTTGCCTGCACCGAGGCCGCGCTGGCGGCGGGGCTCGCGGCGGCGCGCGAGGGCCAGCCCCTGAACGCCATCGGCCGGGCAGTCGAGACCGAGGTCGCCCGCCGGGGCTTCACGGTCCTGCGCGACCTGTTCGGGCACGGGGTCGGCCGCGCCATCCACGAGAAGCCCGACGTGGCCAACTATTTCCGGTCCACCGACCGGCAGCGGCTCCACGAGGGGCTGGTGCTCGCCATCGAGCCGATGGTGTCGTCGGGCCGCTCGGGCCGGGTCCGCACGCGCCGGGACGGCTGGACCCTGGCGACCACCGATGGCGGGCTGGCCGCCCACTTCGAGCACACCGTCGTGGTCACCGGGGGTCAGCCGATCATCCTGACCGCCTGA
- a CDS encoding MerR family transcriptional regulator, translated as MKLLSIGQFAARVGLSVTALRFYAEQDLLRPTQVDPDSGYRYYAPEQIAVGRRVAELRRLGLPLRDLTHMLSAAPEDAARILERHEQRLFQDFQAKRSLLKQVGERLSGQRQLPAVELRHQVWPAQLLLSATMSADAPDFADAYLRRLDELQAQAHNQRVSPAGADFGLYPGGEYLGGPILAEVCLPVQSACMGRGHLRFMAMASVEVAYTLHSGDWRSFGVTFAALSGAMAAAGHRPGVSYTRSTPQGVELGFLLA; from the coding sequence ATGAAGCTGCTGTCCATCGGTCAATTTGCCGCGCGGGTCGGCCTCAGCGTCACGGCGCTGCGGTTCTATGCCGAGCAGGACCTGTTACGGCCCACGCAGGTGGACCCCGACAGCGGCTACCGCTACTACGCTCCGGAGCAGATCGCCGTGGGGCGGCGCGTCGCCGAGTTGCGGCGACTGGGGCTGCCGCTGCGTGACCTGACCCACATGCTGAGCGCTGCGCCCGAGGATGCCGCCCGGATTCTCGAACGCCACGAGCAGCGGCTCTTTCAGGACTTCCAGGCCAAGCGCAGCCTCCTCAAGCAGGTCGGGGAGCGGCTCTCTGGACAGCGGCAGCTCCCGGCGGTCGAACTCCGACATCAGGTCTGGCCCGCCCAACTGCTGCTCAGCGCCACCATGAGTGCCGACGCCCCGGACTTCGCCGACGCCTACCTGCGGCGGCTGGACGAGTTGCAGGCCCAGGCACATAACCAGCGCGTCTCCCCGGCCGGTGCGGATTTCGGGCTCTACCCCGGCGGCGAGTATCTGGGCGGCCCCATCCTCGCCGAGGTCTGCCTGCCCGTTCAGAGCGCGTGCATGGGCCGGGGACATCTGCGGTTCATGGCCATGGCCTCCGTGGAGGTGGCCTACACCCTGCACTCCGGCGACTGGCGCAGTTTCGGCGTGACCTTCGCCGCGCTGTCGGGCGCTATGGCTGCCGCCGGCCACCGCCCCGGCGTCTCGTACACACGGAGCACGCCACAGGGCGTGGAACTCGGCTTCCTGCTCGCCTGA
- the aceE gene encoding pyruvate dehydrogenase (acetyl-transferring), homodimeric type, with translation MTTQPPNRPPRQGLNAGDREQLNAVETQEWLDSLAYVFADAGDNRAAQLLEDLDHYAYFHGAPITFKQNTPYINTIDVEHQPEYPGDAELERKIRNIIRWNAVAMVIRANKASDGIGGHLSTYASAAELLEVGFNHFFRGAGAGQDRDLIFYQGHASPGVYARSFLEGRFDEARMNRFRRELSPEGPGLSSYPHPWLMPDYWEFPTVSMGLGPIQAIYQARFIKYLENRSLKPKGDAKVWAFLGDGEMDEPQSIGAIRFAAYENLDNLIFVLNANLQRLDGPVRANSKVIQEFEALFRGAGWNVIKVIWDSKWDELLQKDYNGLIVKRFELLVDGESQRYAAFGGKELREKFFNTPELRALIDGWSDADLELLNRGGHDINKIYAAYASAVKHKGSPTIIIPRTVKGYGLGESAQARNVAHQVKKLDFTTMKNLRDLLELPLTDDQVEHLEYYNPGPDSPEVKYALERRAALGGTIPARKVEYPHPTVPNGEFYEEFAKGSGERSVSTTMAAVNIISKLLRDKQLGKYIVPIVPDEARTFGMDALVPRIGIYSPRGQTYTPVDSGSLMAYKESVDGQMLEEGITEDGAMASWIAAGTAYANHGVPTIPFFVFYSMFGMQRVGDLVWAAADQRARGFLLGATAGRTTLAGEGLQHQDGNSLLQAYVVPNLKVYDPAFAYELAVIFEHGIQRMYVDGIDEFYYVTIDNENEVQPPMPDDGRTHEEIREGIVKGMYRFQASANKDAGLRAQLLASGPAMGAAQEAVKLLEGYGVAADLWSVTSYKELHQQALLTQRRNMLHPTEEPEVSYLAAQLSAENAPGVLVSVSDYIKLGADGLNGHLDRKLWTLGTDGFGRSEAREELRDFFEVDAKHVVVAVLYALLRDGQVKGDVVAKAIADFGIDPERAAPVLR, from the coding sequence ATGACGACACAACCGCCGAACAGGCCTCCCCGCCAGGGCCTGAACGCAGGAGACCGCGAGCAGCTCAATGCGGTCGAGACGCAGGAATGGCTCGACTCGCTGGCCTACGTCTTCGCGGACGCGGGCGACAACCGCGCCGCCCAGCTTCTCGAAGACCTCGACCACTACGCGTATTTCCACGGCGCGCCCATCACCTTCAAGCAGAACACGCCCTACATCAACACCATCGATGTCGAGCACCAGCCCGAATACCCCGGCGACGCCGAACTCGAGCGCAAGATTCGCAACATCATCCGCTGGAACGCCGTGGCGATGGTCATCCGCGCCAACAAGGCCTCCGACGGCATCGGCGGCCACCTCAGCACCTACGCCTCGGCGGCCGAGCTGCTCGAAGTGGGCTTCAACCACTTCTTCCGGGGCGCCGGCGCGGGGCAGGACCGCGACCTGATCTTCTACCAGGGCCACGCCAGCCCCGGCGTGTACGCGCGCAGCTTCCTGGAGGGCCGCTTCGACGAGGCCCGCATGAACCGCTTCCGGCGCGAGCTGTCGCCCGAAGGCCCCGGTCTGAGCAGCTACCCGCACCCCTGGCTCATGCCCGACTACTGGGAATTCCCGACCGTGAGCATGGGCCTGGGGCCCATCCAGGCGATCTACCAGGCGCGCTTCATCAAGTACCTGGAAAACCGCAGCCTCAAGCCCAAGGGTGACGCCAAGGTCTGGGCGTTCCTGGGGGACGGCGAGATGGACGAGCCGCAGAGCATCGGCGCGATCCGCTTCGCCGCCTACGAGAACCTCGACAACCTGATCTTCGTGCTGAACGCCAACCTCCAGCGCCTCGACGGGCCAGTGCGCGCCAACTCCAAGGTCATCCAGGAGTTCGAGGCGCTGTTCCGGGGCGCGGGCTGGAACGTCATCAAGGTGATCTGGGACAGCAAGTGGGACGAGCTGCTCCAGAAGGACTACAACGGCCTGATCGTCAAGCGCTTCGAGCTGCTGGTGGACGGCGAGTCGCAGCGCTACGCGGCCTTCGGCGGCAAGGAGCTGCGCGAGAAGTTCTTCAACACCCCCGAACTGCGCGCCCTGATCGACGGCTGGAGCGACGCCGACCTCGAACTGCTCAACCGTGGCGGCCACGACATCAACAAGATCTACGCGGCCTACGCCTCGGCGGTCAAGCACAAGGGCAGCCCGACCATCATCATCCCGCGCACCGTCAAGGGCTACGGCCTGGGCGAGTCGGCGCAGGCCCGCAACGTGGCCCACCAGGTCAAGAAGCTGGACTTCACGACCATGAAGAACCTGCGCGACCTGCTCGAGCTGCCCCTGACCGACGATCAGGTCGAGCACCTGGAGTACTACAACCCCGGCCCCGACAGCCCGGAAGTGAAGTACGCGCTGGAACGCCGCGCGGCGCTGGGCGGCACGATTCCGGCCCGCAAGGTCGAGTACCCGCACCCCACCGTCCCCAACGGCGAGTTCTACGAGGAGTTCGCCAAGGGCAGCGGCGAGCGTTCGGTCAGCACCACGATGGCCGCCGTGAACATCATCAGCAAGCTGCTGCGCGACAAGCAGCTCGGCAAGTACATCGTGCCCATCGTGCCCGATGAGGCCCGCACCTTCGGCATGGACGCCCTGGTGCCGCGCATCGGCATCTACAGCCCGCGCGGCCAGACCTACACCCCGGTGGACAGCGGCTCGCTGATGGCCTACAAGGAGTCGGTGGACGGCCAGATGCTCGAAGAGGGCATCACCGAGGACGGCGCGATGGCCTCGTGGATCGCTGCGGGCACCGCCTATGCCAACCACGGCGTCCCGACCATCCCCTTCTTCGTCTTCTACTCGATGTTCGGCATGCAGCGCGTGGGCGATCTCGTGTGGGCCGCCGCCGACCAGCGCGCGCGCGGCTTCCTGCTGGGGGCCACCGCCGGGCGCACCACGCTCGCGGGTGAGGGGTTGCAGCACCAGGACGGCAACAGCCTGCTCCAGGCCTACGTGGTCCCGAACCTCAAGGTCTACGACCCGGCCTTCGCCTATGAGCTCGCGGTGATCTTCGAGCACGGCATCCAGCGCATGTACGTGGACGGCATCGACGAGTTCTACTACGTCACCATCGACAACGAGAACGAGGTCCAGCCGCCCATGCCCGACGACGGCCGCACCCACGAGGAAATCCGCGAGGGGATCGTCAAGGGGATGTACCGCTTCCAGGCGAGCGCCAATAAGGATGCTGGGCTGCGCGCGCAACTGCTCGCCAGCGGCCCCGCGATGGGCGCGGCGCAGGAGGCCGTGAAGCTGCTGGAGGGCTACGGCGTCGCCGCCGACCTGTGGTCGGTCACGAGCTACAAGGAACTGCACCAGCAGGCCCTGCTGACCCAGCGCCGCAACATGCTGCACCCCACCGAGGAGCCCGAGGTCAGCTACCTCGCCGCGCAGCTCTCGGCCGAGAACGCCCCCGGCGTGCTCGTGTCGGTGAGCGACTACATCAAGCTCGGCGCCGACGGCCTGAACGGGCACCTCGACCGCAAGCTGTGGACCCTGGGCACCGACGGTTTCGGCCGCTCGGAAGCCCGCGAGGAACTGCGCGACTTCTTCGAGGTGGACGCCAAGCACGTCGTCGTGGCGGTGCTGTACGCCCTGCTGCGCGACGGTCAGGTGAAGGGAGACGTGGTCGCCAAGGCCATCGCCGACTTCGGCATCGACCCCGAGCGCGCCGCGCCCGTCCTGCGCTGA
- the aceF gene encoding dihydrolipoyllysine-residue acetyltransferase — protein sequence MATELKLPDVGDNIEKGTVVTVLIKPGDTVAAGDPIIEIETDKAVVEVPASEGGTVEAVSVNVGDTVAVGGVIATLGGGSAAPAAGAASGPAQAGQGGSNEQNTVESNDATVASDASTAQQVAQAQQDAQKVQAGEQPGSGAGSSGGSAPAPAAPQAPAQSSGGQDLTLPDVGDNIEKGTVVTVLVNPGDTVTEGQPIIEIETDKAVVEVPASAGGTVQSVAVKVGDTVAVGGVILTLGGGAASAPAQAPTPAAQPAASAAPAAPASGSAPAATPDTKPSQAPGAQRPYDTQTYDGRTVIPAAPSVRRMAREIGVDIHEVHGSGIAGRISEEDVRRAAGTPSVQPAAPAAAPAAASAPAPAAVQAAPLPNFEKWGTVRREDMSGIRKATVRSMTASTAIPMVTHFDKADVTEMEEVRKRFGARVEKAGGKLTMTHILMKVVANALRKFPKFGASLDLTAEQVVYKDFVNIGVAVDTPVGLLVPVIKDADRKSITELVLELSELAGRARDRKLKPDEMQGATFTISNLGGIGGHAFTPIVNSPEVAILGVSRGGFEPVWDKAKGEFVPRNMLPLSLSYDHRLIDGADAARFVRFIAESLEDPFLISL from the coding sequence ATGGCCACTGAACTGAAACTCCCCGACGTGGGCGACAACATTGAGAAGGGCACGGTCGTCACCGTGCTGATCAAGCCCGGCGACACTGTCGCGGCCGGCGACCCGATCATCGAGATCGAGACCGATAAGGCGGTCGTCGAGGTGCCCGCCAGCGAGGGCGGCACTGTCGAGGCCGTGAGCGTGAACGTGGGTGACACGGTCGCGGTCGGCGGCGTGATCGCCACGCTGGGCGGCGGCTCGGCGGCTCCGGCGGCCGGCGCGGCCAGTGGCCCGGCCCAGGCCGGCCAGGGCGGCAGCAACGAGCAGAACACGGTCGAGTCCAACGACGCGACGGTGGCCTCGGACGCCAGCACCGCCCAGCAGGTCGCCCAGGCCCAGCAGGACGCCCAGAAGGTGCAGGCCGGCGAGCAGCCGGGCAGCGGCGCGGGCAGCAGCGGCGGCAGCGCCCCGGCCCCGGCGGCGCCCCAGGCCCCGGCCCAGTCCAGCGGCGGCCAGGACCTGACCCTGCCCGACGTGGGTGACAACATCGAGAAGGGGACGGTCGTGACGGTCCTCGTGAACCCCGGCGACACCGTCACCGAGGGCCAGCCCATCATCGAGATCGAGACCGACAAGGCCGTGGTCGAGGTGCCCGCCAGTGCGGGCGGCACCGTGCAGAGCGTGGCCGTGAAGGTGGGCGACACGGTCGCCGTCGGCGGCGTGATCCTGACCCTGGGCGGCGGCGCGGCGAGTGCGCCTGCACAGGCCCCCACCCCGGCTGCCCAGCCTGCGGCCAGCGCGGCCCCGGCTGCTCCGGCGTCCGGCTCGGCTCCGGCGGCGACGCCCGACACCAAGCCCAGCCAGGCCCCCGGTGCCCAGCGTCCCTACGACACCCAGACCTACGATGGCCGCACCGTGATCCCGGCGGCCCCCAGCGTGCGCCGCATGGCCCGCGAGATTGGCGTGGACATCCACGAGGTCCACGGCAGCGGCATCGCCGGGCGTATCAGCGAGGAAGACGTGCGCCGCGCCGCCGGCACGCCCAGCGTGCAGCCCGCCGCCCCGGCTGCGGCTCCGGCTGCTGCCAGCGCGCCCGCTCCGGCCGCCGTGCAGGCCGCGCCGCTGCCCAACTTCGAGAAGTGGGGCACGGTCCGGCGCGAGGACATGAGCGGCATCCGCAAGGCCACCGTGCGTTCCATGACGGCCAGCACCGCCATTCCGATGGTCACGCACTTCGACAAGGCCGACGTGACCGAGATGGAAGAGGTCCGCAAGCGCTTCGGCGCGCGGGTCGAGAAGGCGGGCGGCAAGCTCACCATGACCCACATCCTGATGAAGGTCGTGGCGAACGCCCTGCGCAAGTTCCCCAAGTTCGGCGCCTCGCTGGACCTCACTGCCGAGCAGGTCGTCTACAAGGACTTCGTGAACATCGGCGTGGCGGTGGACACCCCGGTCGGGCTGCTCGTGCCGGTCATCAAGGACGCCGACCGCAAGAGCATCACCGAACTGGTCCTCGAACTCTCGGAACTCGCGGGCCGCGCGCGCGACCGCAAGCTCAAGCCCGACGAGATGCAGGGCGCCACCTTCACCATCTCCAACCTCGGGGGCATCGGCGGCCACGCCTTCACGCCCATCGTGAACAGCCCCGAGGTCGCCATCCTGGGCGTGTCGCGCGGCGGCTTCGAGCCGGTGTGGGACAAGGCCAAGGGCGAGTTCGTGCCGCGCAACATGCTGCCCCTCTCGCTGTCCTACGACCACCGCCTGATCGACGGGGCCGACGCCGCGCGTTTCGTGCGCTTTATTGCCGAGTCGCTGGAAGACCCCTTCCTCATCTCGCTCTGA
- a CDS encoding ATP-binding cassette domain-containing protein yields MTGTSRRGDREALTGRVGGGKSTLLGALLGRLPHAGEVRWGEGLGLYVAGQHGEELPVGGTVGDALLDANPALTLHQLHEVAAQVWLPAPDAPVATLSGGQRTRLSLARLGVTRAQVLVLDEPTNHLDLAMTLLLEEVLADFPGTVLLATHDRRLIGAVATREWRVGGGRVQEEDRAGPGHP; encoded by the coding sequence TTGACAGGCACGTCTCGTCGCGGCGACCGCGAGGCCCTCACCGGCCGAGTAGGCGGCGGCAAGAGCACCCTGCTGGGGGCGCTGCTGGGCCGGCTTCCGCACGCGGGCGAGGTGCGCTGGGGCGAGGGCCTGGGCCTGTACGTGGCCGGGCAGCACGGCGAGGAACTCCCGGTGGGCGGCACGGTAGGGGACGCGCTGCTGGACGCCAACCCCGCGCTGACCCTCCACCAGCTGCACGAGGTCGCCGCGCAGGTGTGGCTGCCCGCTCCGGACGCGCCGGTCGCCACGCTCTCGGGCGGGCAGCGCACCCGCCTGAGCCTCGCGCGGCTGGGGGTGACGCGCGCGCAGGTCCTGGTCCTCGACGAACCGACCAACCACCTCGACCTCGCCATGACCCTGCTGCTGGAAGAAGTCCTGGCCGACTTTCCCGGCACGGTGCTGCTGGCCACGCACGACCGCCGGCTGATCGGGGCCGTGGCGACGCGCGAGTGGCGGGTGGGCGGCGGCCGGGTGCAGGAGGAGGACCGGGCCGGCCCAGGCCACCCCTGA